From Neobacillus sp. PS2-9, the proteins below share one genomic window:
- the mbcS gene encoding acyl-CoA synthetase MbcS has protein sequence MKREDLIAPEKYNLVSEVERFAKDPNKVALKWESEFGETRQVTYENLLKQVNQAGNVFIENGLKKGDVVLVIVPRLIEAYVVYLAALKAGMVVIPSSEMLREKDLQYRITHGDVKAVVSYYPYVDQFKNINETQPIVKFTIGAEEEGWIHLDAEMKQAKNDFLLADTLRDDMAFLSYTSGTTGNPKGVVHTHGWAFAHLKTAAPKWLAIEEGDTVWATAGPGWQKWIWSPFLSVLGSGATGLVYNGKFEPKNYLSLLQKYAVNVLCCTPTEYRLMAKVDNLTDYQLPNLHSAVSAGEPLNREVIDTFRKYFNVEVRDGYGQTENTLLVGVTKGMELKPGSMGKPTPGNRVEIINEEGQVCAVGEVGDIAVHVETPALFKNYYKDPERTAMQFRGDYYVTGDKAKMDEDGYFWFEGRGDDIIISSGYTIGPFEVEDALVKHPYVKECAVVASPDEIRGFIVKAFVVLKEDVDPADPELTKNLQEHVKTLTAPYKYPRKIEYLTELPKTTSGKIRRIELRQKEFAAAKQV, from the coding sequence ATGAAAAGGGAAGATTTGATTGCACCTGAAAAGTATAATCTTGTTTCTGAAGTAGAACGTTTTGCAAAAGATCCAAACAAAGTAGCATTGAAATGGGAAAGTGAGTTTGGGGAGACAAGGCAGGTTACATACGAGAATTTATTGAAGCAAGTAAATCAAGCAGGCAATGTTTTTATCGAAAATGGCTTAAAAAAAGGCGATGTTGTTCTTGTTATTGTACCGCGTCTCATTGAAGCCTACGTAGTCTATTTAGCTGCATTAAAAGCAGGAATGGTTGTTATTCCAAGTTCTGAAATGTTAAGGGAAAAAGATTTGCAATACCGAATTACACATGGCGATGTGAAGGCGGTGGTCAGCTATTATCCATATGTAGACCAATTTAAAAACATAAACGAAACACAACCAATTGTAAAGTTTACAATTGGGGCAGAGGAAGAGGGCTGGATTCATCTAGATGCAGAAATGAAACAGGCAAAAAATGATTTCCTACTTGCAGATACATTAAGAGATGATATGGCGTTTTTATCTTATACTTCTGGTACAACGGGAAATCCGAAAGGTGTTGTCCATACCCACGGTTGGGCGTTTGCTCATTTAAAGACCGCTGCACCAAAATGGCTTGCTATTGAAGAAGGGGATACCGTTTGGGCGACGGCAGGTCCTGGCTGGCAAAAGTGGATATGGAGTCCGTTTTTATCAGTACTTGGTTCAGGGGCAACGGGGTTAGTATATAACGGAAAATTCGAGCCAAAAAATTATTTAAGCCTTTTGCAAAAATATGCAGTTAATGTATTATGCTGTACACCAACTGAGTACCGCTTAATGGCGAAGGTAGATAATTTAACTGATTATCAGTTACCAAACCTTCATAGTGCGGTATCTGCTGGGGAGCCATTAAATCGTGAGGTTATTGATACGTTTAGGAAATATTTTAACGTTGAAGTTCGTGATGGTTATGGTCAAACGGAAAACACATTGCTTGTAGGTGTAACAAAAGGAATGGAATTGAAACCAGGATCAATGGGAAAACCAACGCCTGGAAATAGGGTGGAAATTATTAACGAAGAAGGCCAGGTGTGTGCCGTTGGAGAGGTTGGAGATATTGCTGTCCACGTAGAAACACCGGCATTATTTAAAAATTATTACAAAGATCCTGAAAGAACCGCTATGCAATTCCGTGGGGATTATTATGTAACGGGTGATAAAGCTAAAATGGATGAAGATGGATATTTCTGGTTTGAAGGACGCGGGGATGATATTATTATAAGCTCTGGCTATACCATTGGACCATTCGAAGTAGAGGATGCTCTAGTTAAGCACCCATATGTTAAGGAATGCGCAGTGGTGGCTAGCCCAGATGAAATTCGGGGATTCATTGTTAAAGCATTTGTTGTCTTAAAAGAGGATGTAGACCCTGCTGACCCAGAATTAACAAAAAACCTGCAGGAACATGTAAAAACATTAACTGCACCATATAAATATCCTAGAAAAATCGAGTATTTAACTGAGCTTCCGAAAACGACTTCAGGAAAAATCCGTCGTATAGAGCTTAGGCAAAAAGAGTTTGCAGCGGCTAAACAGGTTTAA